A portion of the Streptomyces sp. NBC_00376 genome contains these proteins:
- a CDS encoding S8 family serine peptidase, giving the protein MTPGSVVRRGPGRRTGRVVAAALLASALVLPVAGPAAAADGEKVRLPVMPARLDARDPCTGGSKARATAVPWEQQNLQLARTWEFGRGAGVKVAVVDTGVSIQAPTLAGRVSAVGQAGEDCVGHGTFVAGLIAAAPAKNVRVAGVAQESRIIAVRGTDERGTATAASVAAGIRAAADAGANVIQVSHALAADSAGLRSAVKYAASRDALIVAAATPDPAGSSPGREPEPPRDYWPASAPGVLSVVDMDARGTRPDTAPATRGADLAAPGDGVVGVGPRGTGHFIGSGASFAAAYAAGTAALVRSAHPDLSAAGTAQRLTRTAYPADVPRLDPYAAVTSVQDPAARPRAARDDSVVLPPGNGSEGATRRAVWIAVAGGSLALMVAWAALVAPRGRSRGWRPAQRRRAADAPGD; this is encoded by the coding sequence ATGACGCCGGGCAGTGTTGTGCGGCGCGGCCCCGGCCGCCGCACCGGACGGGTTGTGGCCGCGGCGCTCCTGGCCTCGGCTCTGGTGCTGCCGGTGGCCGGTCCGGCCGCCGCGGCCGACGGCGAGAAGGTCAGGCTGCCGGTGATGCCCGCGCGTCTCGATGCCCGTGATCCGTGCACCGGCGGGTCGAAGGCGCGGGCCACGGCGGTGCCGTGGGAGCAGCAGAACCTCCAGCTCGCCCGTACCTGGGAGTTCGGCCGGGGGGCGGGGGTGAAGGTCGCGGTGGTGGACACCGGTGTCTCGATACAGGCGCCGACGCTCGCGGGCCGGGTCTCGGCCGTGGGCCAGGCCGGGGAGGACTGCGTGGGCCACGGGACTTTCGTGGCCGGGCTGATCGCGGCGGCGCCGGCGAAGAACGTGCGCGTCGCGGGGGTCGCCCAGGAGTCCCGGATCATCGCGGTGCGGGGCACGGACGAGCGCGGGACGGCGACCGCGGCCTCGGTCGCCGCCGGTATCCGGGCGGCCGCCGACGCCGGGGCGAACGTCATCCAGGTCTCCCACGCGCTGGCCGCCGACTCGGCCGGGCTCCGTTCGGCCGTGAAGTACGCGGCCTCCCGCGACGCGCTGATCGTGGCCGCCGCGACGCCCGACCCGGCGGGTTCGTCGCCGGGCCGGGAGCCAGAACCGCCGCGCGACTACTGGCCCGCCTCGGCGCCCGGGGTCCTCTCCGTCGTCGACATGGACGCGCGGGGCACCCGCCCGGACACCGCGCCGGCCACCCGCGGCGCGGATCTCGCCGCCCCGGGGGACGGGGTGGTGGGCGTGGGGCCGCGCGGGACGGGGCACTTCATCGGGTCGGGGGCGTCGTTCGCGGCCGCCTACGCGGCGGGCACCGCCGCGCTCGTACGGTCGGCGCATCCGGATCTGTCGGCCGCCGGGACGGCACAGCGGCTGACCCGTACCGCCTATCCGGCGGATGTGCCGCGCCTGGACCCGTACGCGGCCGTCACCTCCGTGCAGGACCCGGCGGCACGCCCCCGGGCGGCGCGGGACGACTCCGTGGTGCTGCCGCCGGGCAACGGCAGCGAGGGCGCGACCCGCAGGGCGGTGTGGATCGCGGTGGCGGGCGGCTCGCTCGCGCTGATGGTCGCGTGGGCGGCGCTGGTCGCACCCCGGGGCCGTTCGCGCGGCTGGCGCCCCGCACAGCGCCGCCGGGCGGCGGACGCTCCGGGCGACTGA
- the eccCa gene encoding type VII secretion protein EccCa → MPEGELNLQEPPTLPETVPDSSAIWTYLPMAMMSVSMMLMFMRPGGGSSVFTYLALGMMVTASAAMLVGQMMRKGGERKQRLRGERRDYLRYLSQIRRSVHEAVSDQQEALAWRHPEPRVLRTMVRSTRLWERRVSDDDFAEVRIAVGDQQLALRLTPTATKPVEDLEPLCAHALRRFIKAYGVVPDQPTGLYLRSWTRILFRGDDRAVRDNVRAVLSQLAFFHPPEELWIALCVADEKRAEWEWVKWLPHSQHAQEQDGAGPSRLVASTFRDLEGLLGAEFSERPVFDPEAVPGRDEPFTVIVVDGATVPAGHRLDGPGLRNAVVLDLSGALSWRPGRTTLRLDVQPDSLHLVRTDRSRKEQTTLLGRPDAMGPGSAEALARLLAPYRMSLSSDAAQPLDTDVELTALLGIPDLYRHEPATLWERSTGAARLRVPVAVGADGVPVELDIKESAQGGMGPHGMLIGATGSGKSELLRTLVLGLALTNSSETLNFILVDFKGGATFLGLDELPHTSAVITNLADEVALVERMQDALHGELIRRQELLRSAGNHTSALEYEKARAAGADLAPLPSLFVVVDEFSELLSAHREFMDLFVMIGRLGRSLGVHLLLASQRLDEGRMHQLESHLSYRVGLRTFSAMESRGVLGVPDAYQLPSQPGSGFLKSGVEALTRFRAAYVSGPYRKRRGAAVQARVASQVMPWTTDWVVPRAPATRTPEPAAPEESGAGDTLLSVALERLRGSGPAAHQVWLPPLDLPPALDLLLPSPEPDPERGLTPAGTTGPGTLEVPLGLVDMPFEQRRDPLTVDLSAAGGHVAIAGGSQSGKSTVVRTLISALALTHTPREVQFYCLDFGGGALLALSGLPHVGGVAGRLDTERISRTVAEVTAVLNEREQFFQDRGIDSMASYRRRRAAGEFPEEPHGDVFLVVDGWATVKQDFDSLIPTFHQIAARGLNYGVHIVVTTSRWIELPAQVRDQSLTRLELKLGDPMDSMIDIRKAATVPRGAGRGLTMEGKLHFLTALPRIDGRDSADDLAEGVADLVGRIAEHWQGPPAPPVRMLPHRLPATELPEPERTEGLRVPIGLDEETLSPVWHDFGRTPHLIGIGDSESGKTNLLRLLVRSITARYTAAEARILVVDYRRELVDSVPEEYRLGHVVAIDSLRELVGGAARAIKTRLPGPDIAPSRMRQCDWWTGPRLFVLVDDYDMVSNAGSYDHPFAPLLDHLALGYEVGLHVVAVRSATGAGRGLNDQLLRRLDEVNTPGMLLSCPPSEGYVFGNVKPRNLPPGRAQYIVRRKATLVQTALAGETGEPLAG, encoded by the coding sequence ATGCCCGAAGGAGAGCTGAACCTCCAGGAGCCACCGACCCTGCCGGAGACGGTTCCCGACTCCTCGGCGATCTGGACCTATCTGCCGATGGCCATGATGTCGGTGTCCATGATGCTGATGTTCATGCGTCCGGGCGGCGGCAGCAGTGTCTTCACGTACCTGGCACTCGGCATGATGGTCACCGCCTCGGCCGCCATGCTCGTCGGCCAGATGATGCGCAAGGGCGGCGAGCGCAAGCAGCGGCTGCGCGGCGAACGCCGCGACTACCTGCGCTATCTGTCCCAGATCCGGCGCAGCGTCCACGAGGCGGTCAGCGACCAGCAGGAGGCCCTCGCCTGGCGGCACCCCGAACCCAGGGTGCTGCGCACCATGGTGCGCTCCACCCGGCTGTGGGAACGCAGGGTCTCCGACGACGACTTCGCCGAGGTACGGATAGCCGTCGGCGACCAGCAGCTCGCGCTGCGCCTCACCCCCACGGCGACCAAACCCGTCGAGGACCTCGAACCGCTCTGCGCCCACGCGCTGCGCCGCTTCATCAAGGCGTACGGAGTCGTTCCCGACCAGCCCACCGGTCTCTATCTGCGGTCCTGGACCCGGATCCTGTTCCGCGGCGACGACCGGGCCGTACGGGACAACGTCCGCGCGGTCCTGTCCCAGCTCGCCTTCTTCCACCCGCCGGAGGAGCTCTGGATCGCCCTCTGCGTCGCCGACGAGAAGCGCGCCGAATGGGAGTGGGTCAAATGGCTCCCGCACAGCCAGCACGCCCAGGAACAGGACGGCGCGGGCCCCTCCAGGCTGGTCGCGTCCACCTTCCGTGACCTGGAGGGACTCCTGGGCGCCGAATTCTCCGAGCGGCCCGTCTTCGACCCCGAAGCCGTGCCCGGCCGCGACGAGCCCTTCACCGTGATCGTCGTCGACGGCGCCACGGTGCCCGCGGGCCACCGCCTCGACGGCCCCGGCCTGCGCAACGCCGTCGTGCTCGACCTGTCCGGCGCCCTCAGCTGGCGTCCTGGGCGCACCACGCTGCGCCTCGACGTCCAGCCGGACAGCCTGCACCTGGTCCGCACCGACCGCAGCCGCAAGGAACAGACCACCCTCCTCGGCCGCCCCGACGCCATGGGACCCGGCTCCGCGGAAGCACTGGCCAGGTTGCTCGCGCCGTACCGGATGAGTCTCTCCTCGGACGCCGCGCAGCCACTGGACACCGACGTCGAACTCACCGCCCTGCTGGGCATTCCCGATCTGTACCGGCACGAGCCGGCCACCCTCTGGGAACGCTCCACCGGTGCGGCGCGGCTGCGCGTCCCGGTCGCGGTCGGCGCCGACGGCGTCCCGGTGGAGCTGGACATCAAGGAGTCCGCGCAGGGCGGGATGGGCCCGCACGGCATGCTGATCGGTGCCACCGGTTCCGGCAAGAGCGAGCTGCTGCGCACCCTGGTGCTCGGACTCGCCCTCACGAACTCTTCCGAAACACTCAATTTCATCCTGGTGGACTTCAAGGGCGGCGCCACCTTCCTCGGACTCGACGAACTCCCGCACACCTCGGCCGTGATCACCAACCTGGCCGACGAGGTCGCCCTCGTGGAGCGCATGCAGGACGCCCTGCACGGCGAACTCATCCGCCGCCAGGAGCTGCTGCGCAGCGCCGGGAACCACACCTCCGCGCTGGAGTACGAGAAGGCCCGCGCGGCCGGCGCCGATCTCGCACCGCTGCCGAGCCTCTTCGTCGTCGTCGACGAGTTCAGCGAACTGCTCTCCGCGCACCGCGAGTTCATGGACCTCTTCGTGATGATCGGGCGGCTCGGCCGGTCGCTCGGCGTCCATCTGCTGCTCGCCTCCCAGCGGCTGGACGAAGGCCGCATGCACCAGCTGGAGAGCCACCTCTCCTACCGGGTGGGGCTGCGTACCTTCTCCGCCATGGAGTCACGGGGTGTGCTCGGCGTTCCCGACGCCTACCAGCTCCCTTCCCAGCCCGGCAGCGGCTTCCTCAAGAGCGGCGTCGAGGCGCTGACCCGGTTCCGGGCGGCCTACGTCTCCGGCCCGTACCGCAAGCGCCGCGGCGCCGCCGTCCAGGCCAGGGTCGCCAGCCAGGTGATGCCCTGGACCACCGACTGGGTCGTTCCGCGGGCCCCCGCGACGCGCACCCCCGAACCTGCCGCGCCCGAGGAGTCCGGTGCCGGCGACACACTGCTCTCCGTCGCCCTGGAGCGGCTGCGCGGCTCCGGACCGGCCGCCCACCAGGTGTGGCTGCCGCCGCTGGACCTGCCGCCCGCACTCGATCTGCTGCTGCCGTCGCCCGAGCCCGACCCGGAACGCGGCCTCACCCCGGCGGGAACGACGGGGCCGGGCACGCTCGAGGTGCCCCTGGGGCTGGTGGACATGCCGTTCGAACAGCGCCGCGACCCGCTCACGGTGGACCTCTCCGCCGCCGGCGGCCATGTCGCGATCGCGGGCGGTTCCCAGAGCGGCAAGTCGACCGTCGTACGGACCCTGATCAGTGCGCTCGCCCTCACCCACACCCCGCGCGAAGTGCAGTTCTACTGTCTGGACTTCGGCGGCGGCGCGCTCCTGGCACTGTCGGGGCTGCCGCACGTCGGTGGTGTCGCCGGACGGCTCGACACCGAACGGATCAGCCGTACGGTGGCCGAGGTGACCGCCGTGCTCAACGAACGGGAGCAGTTCTTCCAGGACCGCGGCATCGACTCGATGGCCTCCTACCGGCGCCGCCGGGCCGCCGGAGAGTTCCCCGAAGAGCCCCACGGTGATGTCTTCCTGGTCGTCGACGGCTGGGCCACGGTCAAGCAGGACTTCGACTCGCTGATCCCCACCTTTCACCAGATAGCCGCCCGCGGCCTCAACTACGGCGTACACATCGTCGTCACCACCTCCCGCTGGATCGAGCTTCCCGCCCAGGTCCGTGACCAGTCCCTGACCCGTCTGGAACTCAAGCTCGGCGACCCGATGGACTCGATGATCGACATCCGCAAGGCGGCCACCGTGCCGCGCGGAGCCGGGCGCGGCCTGACCATGGAGGGCAAGCTCCACTTCCTGACCGCCCTGCCCCGCATCGACGGGCGGGACAGCGCCGACGACCTGGCCGAGGGCGTCGCCGACCTGGTCGGCCGGATCGCCGAGCACTGGCAGGGCCCGCCGGCCCCACCGGTACGGATGCTGCCGCACCGCCTCCCGGCCACGGAACTCCCCGAGCCCGAGCGCACCGAGGGGCTGCGCGTCCCGATCGGACTGGACGAGGAGACCCTCTCGCCGGTCTGGCACGACTTCGGCCGCACTCCGCACCTGATCGGCATCGGCGACAGCGAGAGCGGCAAGACCAACCTGCTGCGCCTGCTGGTCCGTTCCATCACCGCCCGCTACACCGCGGCCGAGGCCCGCATCCTGGTGGTGGACTACCGCCGCGAACTGGTCGACTCCGTACCCGAGGAGTACCGCCTCGGACACGTCGTCGCGATCGACTCGCTTCGTGAACTGGTCGGCGGCGCGGCCCGCGCGATCAAGACCAGACTCCCCGGACCGGACATCGCCCCGTCCCGGATGCGGCAGTGCGACTGGTGGACGGGACCGCGGCTGTTCGTCCTGGTCGACGACTACGACATGGTCAGCAACGCCGGTTCCTACGACCACCCGTTCGCCCCGCTCCTGGACCATCTCGCGCTCGGTTACGAGGTCGGTCTGCACGTGGTGGCGGTCCGCTCGGCCACCGGCGCCGGCCGCGGCCTCAACGACCAGTTGCTGCGCCGCCTGGACGAGGTCAACACGCCCGGCATGCTGCTGTCCTGCCCGCCGTCCGAGGGCTATGTGTTCGGCAATGTGAAGCCGCGCAACCTGCCGCCGGGCCGCGCCCAGTACATCGTCCGGCGCAAGGCCACCCTCGTGCAGACCGCACTGGCCGGGGAGACCGGGGAGCCGCTCGCGGGCTGA